CGTGGCTTCGTGGCTTTGTGTGAGAATAAAATCTTTTGATTTTAAAAATCGTCGTTGAGTTATACTTTCCCTCTTTGTGCCCCTGTGTGAGAAAAACATGACCGACCAATTCATATCCCTCTCCTCGTGGCCCCAGGCGATCATGCATATCGACGCCGACGCCTTTTTTGCCTCCTGCGAGCAGGCGATCCATCCCGAGCTCAAAGGGAGGCCGGTGATCTGCGGCAAAGAGCGCGGCATCGTAGCCGCAGCGAGCTATGAGGCCAAGGCGCGCGGCGTGCAGCGCGGGGTCCGGCTCTCCGACGTGAAGAAGATCTGTCCCGATGCCGTGATCCTGCCATCGGACTACGAGACCTACAGTCTTTTTTCCATTCGCATGTTCGAGATCCTTCGACGGTTCTCCCCCGACGTGGAGGAATATTCAATCGACGAGGCCTTCGTGGACCTGTCCGGACTCAGGCGGAGCTATCATGGCTCGTATGAAATGATCGCCAATACGATGCGCAAGACTATCGAGACGGAGATGGGGATCACCGTATCGGCCGGGGTAAGCCTTTCCAAGGTCCTTGCCAAGATCGGATCAAAGCACAATAAGCCGAACGGCCTCACCATGATCCCGGGAAGGGACATTCATCGTTATCTGGAGAAACTGCCTGTTGAAAAGGTCTGGGGCATAGGGGCGAACACGGCGGCATTTCTGAAAAAGCACGGGATCACGACCGCTTTAGAGTTCGCAAAAAAAGACGAGGACTTCGTAAAAAAACATCTGTCAAAGCCCTATCAGGAGATCTGGAACGAACTGAACGGCAGGAGCGTGTACCCTGTCACCACGGAGACAAAAAGCAGCTACCAGTCGATAAGCAAGGCCAGGACCTTTACGCCGCCATCCATGGACGAGGGGTTTGTCTTTGCCCAACTCTCCAAGAACCTGGAAAATGCCTGCATCAAGGCGAGGAGATACAAGCTTGCGGCCGCGCGGATCATCGTGTTCCTCAGAAATCAGGATTTTACGAGCGAGGGAGTGGAGATCAAGCTGAGCCGGCCTACTGCCTATCCCGTGGAGCTGTTCGGGCTCCTGCGCCAGGGCTTTGGGCAGGTGTTCCAATCCCGGACCTTATACCGTCAGACAGGGGTCGTGCTTTCCGGCCTGGTCGCGGAGAACGGGGTCCAGTTCGGCCTTTTCGATGACACAACAAAGATCGAGAAGATGGCCAGGGTCTACAGCGTTGTTGACGAGCTCTCGGCAAAGTACGGAAAGCATACCATTCAGCACGCGGCGAGCCTGTTGACGAAGCTCCAGGCACAGCATGAGGGAGAGCGGGGCGATGTTCCAATAAGACGAGCGGACCTGTTCAAAGGTGAAACCAGGCGGCAGCGGCTGGGGCTGCCCTTGCTGCATGTGAAGGTGTGAGGTTCAGGGTTCAGGGTTCAGGGTTCAGGGTTCAGGGTTCAGGGTCTTCTTCAAATCATTAAATCATTCGATCTTCATGACTTCCAACCTTGAACCGTGAACCCGGAACTTTGAACCCGTGTTGTTCGTCAGGGTTTCACCTGCTCGATAAATCTCCCCCGATAGGTGGCATGACCCTCGCATTTTTCAAATATGAACTGGCAGATCCTGGTGCCCGGATATAACGCCAACGGTCCATATCCCATATTTACTATTTCCAGTACCTGATGGTTGGAGATGCCGGGATGCATAAAACCAGCGGTAACATGAACCGTCAGTCCAAAACGCGCGAATCTGCTTCTCCCTTCAAGCCGGCCGGATATGTTGTCGGCAAGAGTTACCTTTTCTTTCGTGATCCCCAGGATCATCTCGCCCGGCTTGATAACGATATGATCGCCGTCTTTCACATGAACAACCCTGGTTATGTCCTGAAAATGAGAATCATTTTTTACGTGATAGATCTTTGATTGCTTTTTAAAAACCCTGAAATCATTACCGAGAGAAAGATCGATCGAACCGGGTCCGATCTGCGATTTGTCGAGCGGTTCGACCTTGATCGATCCATTTTTTAAAGCTTTAATGATTTCTTTCCCGATCAATACACTCATGGTATTTTAGCCCCTTTTTGAAACTGTTCCACAAATGCCATCAGCCCGGCTTGTCATTCTGAGCGCAGCGAAGAATCTTGTTTTCAGCGCCTCAGGATAAACTCCGCGAAGAATCCTGCTTTTTACCGGCAGCTTCCCCCCCCCTCACCCCAACCCTCTCCCTCGGAGGGGAGAGGGAGCAC
The window above is part of the Nitrospirota bacterium genome. Proteins encoded here:
- a CDS encoding DNA polymerase IV; the encoded protein is MTDQFISLSSWPQAIMHIDADAFFASCEQAIHPELKGRPVICGKERGIVAAASYEAKARGVQRGVRLSDVKKICPDAVILPSDYETYSLFSIRMFEILRRFSPDVEEYSIDEAFVDLSGLRRSYHGSYEMIANTMRKTIETEMGITVSAGVSLSKVLAKIGSKHNKPNGLTMIPGRDIHRYLEKLPVEKVWGIGANTAAFLKKHGITTALEFAKKDEDFVKKHLSKPYQEIWNELNGRSVYPVTTETKSSYQSISKARTFTPPSMDEGFVFAQLSKNLENACIKARRYKLAAARIIVFLRNQDFTSEGVEIKLSRPTAYPVELFGLLRQGFGQVFQSRTLYRQTGVVLSGLVAENGVQFGLFDDTTKIEKMARVYSVVDELSAKYGKHTIQHAASLLTKLQAQHEGERGDVPIRRADLFKGETRRQRLGLPLLHVKV
- the dcd gene encoding dCTP deaminase, producing MSVLIGKEIIKALKNGSIKVEPLDKSQIGPGSIDLSLGNDFRVFKKQSKIYHVKNDSHFQDITRVVHVKDGDHIVIKPGEMILGITKEKVTLADNISGRLEGRSRFARFGLTVHVTAGFMHPGISNHQVLEIVNMGYGPLALYPGTRICQFIFEKCEGHATYRGRFIEQVKP